Proteins from a genomic interval of Lycium ferocissimum isolate CSIRO_LF1 chromosome 2, AGI_CSIRO_Lferr_CH_V1, whole genome shotgun sequence:
- the LOC132046715 gene encoding nodulation receptor kinase-like: MMEVENCWNTRLGNCGIICLVLLIQSAFAQEGFLSIQCCAPANFTEPRTNLSWIADETWFPENESCISRPVYKNAHYERVRSFSSDIGHKWCYNLPTRKDHDYLVRGTFLSGNQEKTLPHTSFVVLIGVTPIATVKSSDELKVEGIFRATRSYTNFCLLKKKGNPYISKVELRPINPDYLKREPSEVLKLVHRVDAGNKGAEIRYPYDQYDRIWRPASHLEPQVTLAQASIFQQVIAKKHSLLPPTFVLQTALTHPERLDFLHEDLDTGYYTYSLFLYFLEPNDSVQAGQRVFYIYINNEKRLKVDILASGSRYLDVILKFRANRVVNLTMIKASNLSQLGPICNGYEILKTLPLVKETAMEEVDIIANVKKELLQHNKNNEMLKSWSGDPCLPLPWPGLTCDQVNGTSVITRMNLSSGGLTGPSPPSIQKLMHLRKLDISNNASSGTNSLYSSSFTFTTRYLSSNIHSGNKLSDSIKESNNTTDKGMANGKQKSSSAHKLVIGAAVGTALLVTLAVVISMVCLYKRRVMAGPKILMKSYSITRNAVYSIPSTDTTLLKSISIRNFKLEYLQAITQNYKTLIGEGGFGSVYRGTLPDGEEVAVKVRSATSTQGIREFNNELNLLSAITHENLVPLLGYCCENEQQILVYPFMSNGSLQDRLYGAAAKRKILDWPARLSIALGAARGLMYLHTFSERCLIHRDVKSSNILLDQSMCAKVADFGFSKYASQEGDSGTSLEVRGTAGYLDPEYYSTQHLSAKSDVFSFGVVLLEILTGREPLNINKPRNEWSLVEWAKTLIRSSRVEEIVDPAIKGGYHGEALWRVVEVALACTETYSTYRPCMSDIVRELEDAFIIENNASEYLKSLDSFGGSNRFSIERSIVLPPIKSQIEPSSLLSTPAPPQPR; encoded by the exons ATGATGGAAGTGGAGAATTGCTGGAATACAAGATTGGGCAACTGTGGTATCATCTGCCTGGTCCTGCTTATACAATCTGCCTTTGCACAAGAAG GATTTCTAAGTATACAGTGCTGTGCTCCTGCAAACTTTACAGAGCCACGCACCAACTTAAGTTGGATTGCCGATGAAACTTGGTTCcctgaaaatgaaagttgcatATCAAGGCCAGTGTACAAGAATGCACACTATGAACGAGTTCGATCTTTTAGCTCAGACATTGGTCATAAGTGGTGTTACAACTTGCCAACCAGGAAAGATCATGACTATCTAGTAAGAGGTACATTTCTTTCTGGCAATCAAGAGAAGACTCTCCCACACActtcttttgttgttttgattGGTGTCACACCAATAGCCACTGTAAAGTCATCTGATGAACTTAAGGTTGAGGGGATTTTTCGAGCTACTAGAAGCTATACCAACTTCTGTCtattgaaaaagaaaggaaatccTTACATTTCCAAGGTTGAACTCAGACCAATAAATCCAGATTATCTGAAGAGGGAGCCTTCAGAAGTACTCAAACTTGTACATAGAGTAGATGCTGGAAACAAGGGTGCGGAAATCAG GTACCCATATGACCAGTATGATAGAATTTGGAGACCAGCCTCACATCTAGAACCACAAGTTACTCTCGCACAGGCATCCATTTTTCAGCAGGTCATTGCAAAAAAACACAGTTTACTGCCTCCTACATTCGTGTTACAAACAGCCCTCACCCATCCAGAGAGATTGGACTTCCTGCATGAAGACCTTGACACAGGATATTATACTTACTCTCTCTTCCTGTACTTTCTTGAGCCCAATGACTCAGTTCAAGCTGGACAAAGGGTgttttatatatacatcaacAACGAAAAGAGACTCAAGGTTGATATACTGGCTAGTGGTTCCAGATACCTGGATGTAATTCTGAAGTTCAGAGCAAATAGGGTTGTCAACCTGACGATGATCAAGGCCTCAAATCTATCTCAATTGGGACCCATTTGTAACGGTTATGAGATTTTAAAGACTCTTCCTCTGGTTAAAGAAACAGCCATGGAAGAAG TTGACATAATTGCGAATGTGAAGAAGGAATTATTGcaacacaacaaaaacaatgAAATGCTGAAGAGTTGGTCTGGAGACCCTTGTCTTCCCCTTCCATGGCCGGGTCTAACTTGTGATCAAGTTAATGGTACTTCAGTCATCACTCGGAT GAATCTCTCCTCGGGTGGCCTTACTGGACCAAGCCCTCCTAGCATCCAAAAACTGATGCACCTGAGGAAACT GGATATCAGCAATAATGCCTCTAGTGGCACAAACTCACTGTATTCATCATCCTTCACATTCACTACAAG ATACTTAAGCAGTAACATTCATAGTGGCAACAAGCTTTCTGATAGCATCAAGGAATCTAATAATACAACAGA CAAAGGGATGGCTAATGGTAAACAAAAGTCAAGTTCAGCGCATAAACTTGTGATAGGTGCAGCTGTGGGTACAGCTCTCCTAGTGACCCTTGCAGTTGTTATCTCTATGGTCTGCCTCTACAAAAGACGAGTAATGGCAGGGCCAAAGATTCTTATGAAAAGTTACTCGATCACAAGGA ATGCAGTTTATTCAATACCAAGCACAGATACTACCTTGCTGAAGTCAATATCTATCAGGAACTTCAAGTTGGAATATTTACAAGCTATTACACAGAACTACAAAACTTTGATAGGTGAAGGTGGCTTTGGATCCGTCTACCGTGGTACCTTACCTGATGGTGAAGAAGTGGCTGTAAAGGTCAGGTCAGCCACTTCGACTCAGGGGATTCGAGAATTCAATAACGAG CTGAACCTTCTCTCAGCTATTACACATGAGAACCTGGTCCCTCTTCTTGGCTACTGCTGCGAGAATGAACAGCAGATTCTGGTTTATCCCTTTATGTCAAACGGCTCCCTACAGGATCGGTTATATG GAGCAGCGGCAAAAAGGAAGATTCTAGACTGGCCAGCCAGACTTTCCATTGCTTTAGGAGCAGCGAGAG GTTTGATGTATCTTCACACTTTCTCGGAGCGTTGTCTGATCCATAGGGATGTCAAGTCAAGTAACATACTCCTGGATCAAAGCATGTGTGCCAAGGTTGctgattttggattttcaaaatatgCATCTCAAGAAGGGGATAGCGGTACTTCTTTAGAAGTAAGAGGGACAGCTGGGTACTTGGATCCAGA GTACTACTCGACCCAGCATCTATCAGCAAAAAGTGATGTCTTCAGCTTTGGAGTTGTCCTCCTGGAAATCCTAACAGGTCGAGAGCCTCTCAACATAAACAAGCCAAGAAATGAGTGGAGCTTGGTTGAATGG GCGAAAACTCTAATAAGAAGCTCAAGAGTTGAAGAGATTGTGGATCCTGCTATCAAGGGAGGGTATCATGGTGAGGCACTGTGGAGAGTGGTCGAGGTGGCGTTGGCATGCACAGAGACATACTCCACTTACAGACCATGTATGTCAGACATTGTAAGAGAGCTCGAGGATGCATTCATAATAGAAAACAATGCATCAGAATACTTGAAGTCCCTAGACAGCTTTGGAGGATCAAATCGTTTTTCTATAGAAAGGTCCATTGTCCTTCCACCTATTAAATCTCAAATAGAGCCATCCAGTCTCCTCTCAACACCAGCCCCACCACAACCAAGATAA